Within Paenibacillus sp. RUD330, the genomic segment GCCGGGAATCGTCTTGCAGGGCCAGCGGAAAATCCATGGACGCGTTCGCCGGCAGCGGGCTCTGTTGTCCACGGAGGTGACCGAAGTGTTGTACGGCTTCCGGGATTTGAAGCTTTACGGACAATTGGCGCCGCGGGAGCAGCAGCTTCAGCAAGCTTCCGCCGCCTTGGCGGACGAGCAGCGGACAGCGGCCGGACATCTGCTGCGCGGCCAGCTCATGCATGCTTTTGTCACGTATCTGATCACTTGGGGAGTGCTGGCGCTGGGGGCCTATTTGATTCAGGAAGGATCGCTAGCCGGCGTTTTCCTGGCCATGCTGGTCATGGCCTCGCTCACCGTATTCGAGGAAGCCGCGGCAATGTCGGTTTTGCCCGCCTATAAGCAGGATAGCGAGCATGCGGCCGGTCGGCTGACGGAGACGCTGCGGCCTCCAGACGAGCCGGCTGAGCATCCAGGCCGCCCGTTGTCGGCCGATCATGCCGTTTCGTTGGAGCTGTCGGCGGTGTCGTTTCATTATGAAGGGGAACGGCGGCCGGCGCTGAAGGATATTTCCCTGCATATCCGGCCCGGATCCAAGACGGCTATTGTGGGGCCGAGCGGATCGGGCAAGTCTACGATCGTCGACATGCTGCTCAAGCTGCGTCCTCCGGCGGCTGGCGAGATCAGGATGGACGGCGTTCCGCTCGCGGAACTGGAGGAGACGAGCATTTGGCAAGCGGCCCATGTCGTGCTGCAGCAGAGCCATTTTTTCCGGGGCACGATCCGGGACAACCTGCTGCTCGATGGAGACGGTTATGAGGACGGGCAGTTGACGGATATGCTCGCCAGGATGCAGTTGCAGCATGTCTCGTTGACCGATACGGTGGTTGAAAAAGGGGAGAACCTGTCGGATGGAGAGAAGCAGCGGCTCGCGCTGGCGCGGGCGATGCTCCGCAAAGGACGGTTATGGCTTCTCGACGAACCGACGTCAGCGCTGGACTATGTAACCGAACAGCGCGTCATGCGGCAGTTATTCGGACAGGCTGCGGATGATACGCTGCTCCTGATTTGCCATCGGCTTGCCGGATTGGAGGCGATGGACCGGATTGTCGTCATGGATCAAGGCGGAATCGTGGAAACGGGTACTTTTGCGGAATTGATGGAGCAGAAGGGCTATTTCTACGAGATGAAGCAAATCGAGCTGCAGGTAATTGGAGAAACGGAACGGTAGAGACACGGCTCCGATGGCCTCGAAGGAAGCATGCCTGATGGTCCTGGCGGCCAAGGCCGGCTTCAAGCAGAGCAGCTCCAGCAAGCTTGCTCGGCGGCGAGCTGTTCTCCCATTCCATTTTCCATAGGCATCATGACCTAAACCGTGCAAGCAAGCGGAACGAAGAGCCTCTCCAAAACAGGACCTGTCAATCATTGACAGGTCCTGTTCCTTTCTTTACAATTTGATTCGTTGATAGTGATTATCATTTTCATCGCAAATGCGATCATAAGGGAGGTTTGTGTCTATGCCAGCCGTTCCTGCCGGCAATGAAGAGGAGGCTTCTGTGAGCCTCGATTCCATGTGGCTGAAACTTCGCACGGCGCGGGTGCTTCATCGGGAGCATTTCAAGCCGCAGCTGTTATATGGGCATGGCCTGATTGTGGTCAAGCAGGGCGAAGGACATATGACGGTTGATCTAGACGTGCACCGGCTGAACTCCGATGCCGTCCGCTTTGTCGCGCCCGGTCAGACGATCGGCTTCAGCGAGGAGTGTGGCACAAGGCTGGAAGTGTACCTGTTCACCTTCGACCTGCAATGGGACAAGGACTTGCCGCCGAACGGAAGCAGGCTGCCGCTCCAAGGCGAGGTTGCCGTCCATGGGGATCATACGCTTCGCCAGCTGTGCGAATCGGCCGGCAGCTGCAGCCGCAGCGCGCATGCCGTGGAGAGGTTCCAGGGACAGGCGCATTTCCAGGAGCTGATGGCATGGATATTCAGCCACATCCGCCAGGCGGAAAAGCAAGATTCCCGTCTGGCCATGGACCGCACCCGCAGCTATGTGGAGTCCCATTACAGCGAGAGCATTACGATCCATCAGCTCGCCCGCATGGCTGAAGTTTCGCCGAAATATTATGTCTCCTTGTTCAAGAAAACGTACGGCAAGACGGCCATCGACTATTTGACCGAAGTGAGGGTGAATAAAGCGAAGCAGCTCATGCAGCAGGAAGGAGTGCGGCTGAAGGATGTCGCCTATCAGGTCGGGTACAAGGATGAGTTTTATTTCAGCAGGATGTTCAAGAAGGCTGTCGGCATCTCGCCCACCGTCTACCTCCGGACCCGCCGGCAAAAAATCGTCGCCTACAGCGCGACGGTGCTCGGACAGCTGCTGGCGCTCAAGATCATGCCTTATGCGGCGCCGCTGCACCCCAAGTGGACTTCGTATTACTACATGAAGCACAGGCACGATATTTCGCTGCATCTGAGCGGCTACCGGTTCAACGAAGACTGGGAAGCGAACCTAGAGATGCTGAAGCAGGCGCAGATGGACTGCATCATATCGACGGATCAGCTGCGGCCGCTGGAGGAGGAGCGCCTTGCGCAGCTTGCAGCCGTTCACGTCGTGCCCTTATATGAGCGGGGATGGCGCGATCAGCTCATGGAAATCGCCGCCATCGTGAACGCCTCCGATGAAGCCAGGGAATGGCTGCAGCGCTACGGCCGCAAGCTTCAGCTGGTGCGCGAGCGGCTGCACGAGGCGCTGCAAGGCGAAACCGTGCTCATGGTCAGCCTGTTTCAGGACCGCTTCTTCCTGTTTCCATCGATCGGCATGCGCGACGTGTTCCGTGATTTGGCCCTGCACGCTCCGGAGGGAGCCGCGGCGTACAGCGGCAATCAGTGCATTTCGCTGGAGGAGCTGGCCGCGCTCGACGCCGACCATATCATG encodes:
- the cydC gene encoding thiol reductant ABC exporter subunit CydC, encoding MSDLAILSRAMIQERKDIFLSILGGFIAGIAGVGLFSASGYLISQTVFAPPLYTLIVLTSLVKLLGLVRAASRYAERLYSHRATFSMLSRLRTTYFGKLIPLTPGLLNKNRSGDLLSRIVGDVESLQHYFLRVAYPPVIVVMVFLATMLFTSAFSFWVSCLFVLGMLATAVAVPGIVLQGQRKIHGRVRRQRALLSTEVTEVLYGFRDLKLYGQLAPREQQLQQASAALADEQRTAAGHLLRGQLMHAFVTYLITWGVLALGAYLIQEGSLAGVFLAMLVMASLTVFEEAAAMSVLPAYKQDSEHAAGRLTETLRPPDEPAEHPGRPLSADHAVSLELSAVSFHYEGERRPALKDISLHIRPGSKTAIVGPSGSGKSTIVDMLLKLRPPAAGEIRMDGVPLAELEETSIWQAAHVVLQQSHFFRGTIRDNLLLDGDGYEDGQLTDMLARMQLQHVSLTDTVVEKGENLSDGEKQRLALARAMLRKGRLWLLDEPTSALDYVTEQRVMRQLFGQAADDTLLLICHRLAGLEAMDRIVVMDQGGIVETGTFAELMEQKGYFYEMKQIELQVIGETER
- a CDS encoding AraC family transcriptional regulator produces the protein MPAVPAGNEEEASVSLDSMWLKLRTARVLHREHFKPQLLYGHGLIVVKQGEGHMTVDLDVHRLNSDAVRFVAPGQTIGFSEECGTRLEVYLFTFDLQWDKDLPPNGSRLPLQGEVAVHGDHTLRQLCESAGSCSRSAHAVERFQGQAHFQELMAWIFSHIRQAEKQDSRLAMDRTRSYVESHYSESITIHQLARMAEVSPKYYVSLFKKTYGKTAIDYLTEVRVNKAKQLMQQEGVRLKDVAYQVGYKDEFYFSRMFKKAVGISPTVYLRTRRQKIVAYSATVLGQLLALKIMPYAAPLHPKWTSYYYMKHRHDISLHLSGYRFNEDWEANLEMLKQAQMDCIISTDQLRPLEEERLAQLAAVHVVPLYERGWRDQLMEIAAIVNASDEAREWLQRYGRKLQLVRERLHEALQGETVLMVSLFQDRFFLFPSIGMRDVFRDLALHAPEGAAAYSGNQCISLEELAALDADHIMLNIRQESTTLNHWEQLQATEAWQDVKAVRRERVHQISSDPWREYSAHAIERMIQDVHERFCEHRG